Genomic DNA from Lentimicrobiaceae bacterium:
AACTATCACAGAGAATAACTACTTGTATATAACCGATATCGCTGATTTGAACGTTGAAAAAACCAACAAATTACGTAGGTTATGCTTCAAGAGAAATGTACAACTGATAGTCGTTAAAAATTCTCTGCTCCGCAAAGCAATGGAACGTTCCGGAAAAAACTTCGGCAATCTGTACGAAGTGCTGAAAGGAGCTACCTCCATTATGCTTGCCGATGCTGGCAATATACCGGCAAAATTGATAAAAGAATTTCGGAAAGAAAGTCCTAAACCTATACTCAAAGGGGCTTATGTTGAAGAAATGACTTATGTTGGCGACGAC
This window encodes:
- the rplJ gene encoding 50S ribosomal protein L10; its protein translation is MKKEEKNTLIDSLTKTITENNYLYITDIADLNVEKTNKLRRLCFKRNVQLIVVKNSLLRKAMERSGKNFGNLYEVLKGATSIMLADAGNIPAKLIKEFRKESPKPILKGAYVEEMTYVGDDQVDSLINIKSKTELIADIVALLQSPAKNVISALQSGGQNISGILKTLSEKAE